From uncultured Desulfobacter sp.:
AGGACAGCGCCTAATCCTCCTCCTGCTAATTGTGAACCACCAAAAGTGCCGACTACTGCGTCCGCAGATTCTGTTTTAAATCTTGAATGAGCAACTCGCCACCCTCTAAACACTATGAATTGGTATATGACTGGAAAAATTTGAATCAAACCAATTAATAGAAGTGTTTTAAGCCAGTTCATGACTATTTGAGACGAAAGATTGCTATTTGCAAAAAAGCACCAAAGTCCCCCAAATAAAAAGATACTTTTTGATGCCACTATCACTTGGTTTAACGGTGCGTTAGACCAAATGGTTGAAACAGTACAGATCAAGATAAATAGTATTAAAAATAGTACGATAAGAACTGAAGGGAATCGAAACTGGACAGGTTTTTTTTTAGTAAACCCCAATATGGCCGGGGCATACAACAAAGCAACAGCTCCATAAGCTATCCACGAAGCAATTTTAAATGACGGGTGAAGGTACCCGATAGTGCCTGCAATGACCAATGTGAAAATAGTCGAAATCCACAAAAGGTATACAGGTTTGATTGCGAAAAAGATAGAAAATAGGGCTCCTGCGCTTAAAAAAAACAATATTCCATAATTATTTAGAATGTCCATAAATACTCTATCCTAATTTTTACTGAAGTAGTCAATCCTGAAAAATCTAATCCCCCAATAGCGATTATGTCTTCTGGAGGTAGTTCTTTAAATACTTTTCCGTCCGTTTTCTTTCTTTTTCGATTACTTTTTGCGCAAAAGGATAGTCCGGTTCCAGGGTAATTATATCTTCCAATTGCAATTTTTCATTTAAAAGCTGAGACTCTAATCCCATGACATTTAAAAGCCAAGACAATTTTTTTTTATTTGAATCCCGCATAATCACACAAAATTTCCTTTGAGTGATTATGGAAAAAATACTACCATGAAAAGTGTCTGTTACCACATAATCTGCATTACGGAAATATAATAGCACTTCGAATGGCGTTTTTGGCAATACATACTGATCACACCAAGTATATGCACAAAAAATTGAAATCAATTTTTTATTATGCTTTTTCGCAAAGGAACATATTGCGTTAATTTCTTCAGAGTCAGTTATACGGTTAATATAAGTATAAATGATGATATAATCTTTAAGGTTGATATTGAGACCGCTTATTTCTCTATCGAAATCATAGATAAGTACAGGGTCTAAATGAATTTTGGGCTTTTTACCCGTCATCGCCTCAATGATTTCTTTAGAATTGATATCTCGAACAGAAATATCACTAAAACCATTCAAGCAGTGGGATAATTCGTTCTGTAGATTGAATCGTTCAATCCGTTCAATTGTTGTAAATCCGAATGATCCTGCATAACTAATTACGGATTTTGCATTTAACCCTTGCCCAAAAAGCTGTTTTGAAAAACCAAAAGAAGCTTTTTGTGTACAATTAAAGACTTCATCACTACCAATAACAACTAGGTCAAATTGGTCTTCAAAATGATTATTCAGATCTAATATTTCGTAATAAGAGTTTAGGAATTGGGATCGAAGCTGTTTACTGAATTCATTAACTAAAAGGGTTTGTCGATAATTGGTTACAAGGTTATAACCCACCCTGAAAACGCGTTTTATTTCTTTGGAAAACGGGCTATCTATTTTGTTACCATCAAGTTGACGGCCAGGTTTAATATCAATAAAATAGCAATTAGTTCCCAAACTCTCCAATATTTTTTTTAAAGCATATGCCTGAAGAAATGAACCATAGTTCATTATTCGTTGCATTGATAGAATTCCAACTGTTGGGGTCATTTTCCTATAATCCTTTTCAGCTTTGATATTACTTTTTGCGGTAAAATGATCAGAGCATAAATTAACTTTAAAGGAATCTTAGATCGAAGTAATTTTATCAAGATACGTCGGTCTTGGGGTAAAAGTAAGTCCCCTGACATCTGTCCTTCAGTTATTATTGTTAACGGTTCTGTCTTGATAATGCAAGAGCCTGAAAGGGTATTTAATATATTGGCCCCCTTTTTTGAAAAGGTAACAACACCCGAAATACCCATAGAGTCATCCGAAAATTTTTGACCCCATAGATCTCCGACACGAATATCTGCGGCTGAATGTAGCTTTCTGAACTTACAGGTATAGCAGGGGGTGTTCAAAATCCTATTTCCTAAAAAAAAACCATAAAATAGATCTCTACGAGTATGTAACGAATACCAATTTTTATCTGTATCCCCTGTTATGTTCATTGCCCAAGAGTTATGCCATCCATGCTTCTTGTCTCTAAACTTTACATTAGTAATATTCCCAATTTTTTGTTTTACAATTGTTATATATTTGTTCCACATATATCTGCTTGGAACACCATGGCAAAAAAAATCCATCAA
This genomic window contains:
- a CDS encoding polysaccharide pyruvyl transferase family protein, coding for MTPTVGILSMQRIMNYGSFLQAYALKKILESLGTNCYFIDIKPGRQLDGNKIDSPFSKEIKRVFRVGYNLVTNYRQTLLVNEFSKQLRSQFLNSYYEILDLNNHFEDQFDLVVIGSDEVFNCTQKASFGFSKQLFGQGLNAKSVISYAGSFGFTTIERIERFNLQNELSHCLNGFSDISVRDINSKEIIEAMTGKKPKIHLDPVLIYDFDREISGLNINLKDYIIIYTYINRITDSEEINAICSFAKKHNKKLISIFCAYTWCDQYVLPKTPFEVLLYFRNADYVVTDTFHGSIFSIITQRKFCVIMRDSNKKKLSWLLNVMGLESQLLNEKLQLEDIITLEPDYPFAQKVIEKERKRTEKYLKNYLQKT
- a CDS encoding Coenzyme F420 hydrogenase/dehydrogenase, beta subunit C-terminal domain is translated as MKTVAEIFRPELANIKSCYGCGVCAIVCPVQIISIRISEEGFYRPFILDTKQCTGCGNCEKVCSFLSEGVAHADGAYEIKGFSVFSKNDGIRMACSSGGVAYEIGLNIISEGGEAAVVRYNTKKNIAEHYLATTTSQLSESIGSKYIQSYTRNGFEQILKVKSNNKLVVGAPCQIDAFRRLIRKRKVEENFLLMDFFCHGVPSRYMWNKYITIVKQKIGNITNVKFRDKKHGWHNSWAMNITGDTDKNWYSLHTRRDLFYGFFLGNRILNTPCYTCKFRKLHSAADIRVGDLWGQKFSDDSMGISGVVTFSKKGANILNTLSGSCIIKTEPLTIITEGQMSGDLLLPQDRRILIKLLRSKIPLKLIYALIILPQKVISKLKRIIGK